A genomic segment from Triticum dicoccoides isolate Atlit2015 ecotype Zavitan chromosome 1A, WEW_v2.0, whole genome shotgun sequence encodes:
- the LOC119274624 gene encoding uncharacterized protein LOC119274624 — protein MTSPSAPVLHRLILPRPFVPSCRVSPRTPASVAAQPSPSPRRIWRLPLLRSSLPPEGSPAELVAEDSKFVPLNAEDPMYGPPAILLIGFDKSEAVKIQEFLKELDGDFLKVIRCTEEMTKQTLWDAMHTEQPNVEAVKIMKSPQRICIFSGLTGEEMMMFINAYPETGLEQAAFAALVPNSGEKVLAEVIEEIMGDHEMLTGKNSA, from the exons ATGACTTCGCCGTCCGCCCCCGTCCTCCACCGCCTAATCCTGCCCAGACCCTTCGTACCCTCCtgccgcgtctcgccccgcacccCCGCATCCGTCGCGGcgcagccgtcgccgtcgccgaggAGAATATGGCGCCTGCCCCTGCTCCGATCGTCGCTGCCTCCCGAAG GATCCCCGGCGGAGCTTGTAGCAGAGGACTCCAAGTTCGTACCGCTTAACGCCGAGGACCCGATGTACGGACCGCCG GCAATATTGCTCATCGGATTCGATAAAAGCGAGGCCGTCAAG ATTCAGGAGTTCCTGAAGGAGCTCGACGGTGATTTCCTCAAG GTGATTCGTTGTACAGAAGAAATGACGAAACAAACTTTGTGGGATGCCATGCACACTGAGCAGCCTAATGTAGAAGCTGTCAAG ATTATGAAATCTCCGCAAAGAATATGCATCTTTTCTGGTCTGACTGGTGAGGAGATGATGATGTTCATCAACGCCTACCCAGAAACAG GGTTGGAACAAGCCGCTTTCGCGGCACTTGTTCCCAACAGCGGAGAGAAGGTTCTTGCTGAGGTGATCGAGGAAATAATGGGTGACCATGAGATGCTG ACGGGAAAGAATTCAGCATGA